Below is a window of Candidatus Methylomirabilota bacterium DNA.
CGTCGTGGAGGAGCGCTTCCCGGCCGTCTGGGTCGAGGGCGAGATCTCCAACTTCCGGCTCTACGGCTCCGGCCACGCCTACTTCACGCTCAAGGACGAGAGCGCGCAGCTCCGCGCCGTGCTCTTCCGTAACCGCGCGCGGCGCCTGCGCTTCGAGCCCGGCGACGGGCAGCACGTGCTGGCTTTCGGCAGCCTCGAGGTCTACGCCCAGCGGGGCGAGTACCAGTTCGTCGTCGAGCTGCTGGAGCCGCGCGGGCTGGGCGCCCTCCAGCTGGCCTTCGAGCAGCTCAAGGCGCGCTTAGGCGCTGAAGGTCTATTCGATCCGGCGCGCAAGCGGCCGCTGCCGCGCTTTCCTCGCAAGATCGGCATCGTGACCTCGCCCAGCGGCGCCGCGCTCCGCGACATGCTGCGCGTCATCGGGCGCCGCTTCGCGGGCCTCCACATCGTCATCACGCCCGCGCGGGTTCAGGGCGAGGGGGCGGCGGCGGAGATCGCCCAGGGCCTGGCCGATCTCAACGCGCTGGGCGACGTGGACGTCATCCTCGTGGGGCGGGGCGGCGGCTCGCTGGAGGACCTCTGGGCCTTCAATGAGGAGGTCGTGGCCCGCGCCATCGCCGCCTCCAAGGTCCCGGTCATCTCCGCGGTGGGCCACGAGGTGGACTTCACCATCGCCGACTTCGTCGCCGACGTCCGCGCGGCGACACCCTCGAACGCGGCGGAACTGGTCGTCAGCGAGAAGCAGGCGGTCGCGGCGGCGCTCCTCGATCTCGGGGAGCGCCTCCAGCGCGCCGTCGCGCGCCCGCTGCGCGATCTGGAGCGCCGGGTCGACGACGCCGGCATCCGCCTGCGCCTCGCCGCCGGCGCGGCTCACCGCCGCGCCGCCCATCGTGTCGAGCTCCTGACGGCGCGCCTGCGGGCGGCCAGCCCGTTCGTGCGGCTGGCCGACGGCCGCCATCGGCTGGAGGGCCTGCACGCCCGCGCGCACGGCGAGATCGCGCGGCGACTGGTCGCCTGCCGCCACCAGCTGGCCGGCGCGGTCGGGCGCCTGGATTCGCTCTCGCCGCTGGCGGTCCTGGGGCGCGGCTACAGCCTCACCCGCACGCCGGAAGGGGGCATCGTGAGGAGCGCGCGCCAGGTCCGGGCCGGCGACGCCCTGAGCGTCCTGCTGCACGAAGGGAGCCTCGACTGCCGCGTCGAGCGCACGAGGGAGCGTGATGAGCGACCTCAAGTTTGAGGACTGCCTGGCCCGTCTCGAGCAGATCGTGAACGCGCTCGAGTCCGGCAACCTGCCGCTCGAGGAGTCGCTCAAGGTCTTCGAGGAGGGCGTGGCGCTGACCCGGCGCTGCGGGAAGTATCTGGACGAGGCGGAGCGCAGGATCGAGATCCTGGCCAAGGACGAGGCGGGGACGCTGGGCACGAAGCCCTTCACGGAGTGGGAGCCCGAAGGCGAAGCGTGAGCGATTTCGACCTGCCGCACTACCTGAGCGAGCGCCGCAAGCTCGTCGACGAGGCGCTGGAGCGCTTCCTGCCGGCCGAGGACGCGGCGCCGCCGACCGTGCATCGGGCCATGCGCTACAGCGTGCTGGCCGGCGGCAAGCGGCTGCGCCCGATCCTCGTCATCGCCGGGGCCGAGGCGGTGGGCGGCAGCGCCGAGCTGGTCCTGCCCACTGCCGGCGCGCTGGAGCTGATCCACACGTACTCGCTGATCCACGACGATCTGCCGGCAATGGACGACGACGACTACCGCCGGGGGCGCCTCACCAATCACAAGGTCTTCGGCGAGGCGATGGCCATCCTGGCCGGCGACGCGCTACTGACGCTCGCCTTCAAGCTCGTCGCCGGCAACGCCGCCCAGGGGGCCGGCGCGCGGGTCATCTGCGACGTCGTGGCCGAGATCGCCGCCGCCGCCGGCACCGGGGGCATGGTCGGCGGACAGGTGGTGGACATCGAGTCCGAGGGCAAGACGATCACCGTCGAGGCCCTCGACTACATCCACACCCACAAGACGGCGGCGCTCATCCGCGCCTCGCTGCGGGCCGGCGCGATGCTGGCGGGGGCCAAGCCGAACGCGCTCCGGGCGATCACCGACGCCGGCGACCGGCTCGGGCTGGCGTTCCAGATCGTGGATGATATCCTCGACGTCGAAGGCAGCCTCGAGGAGCTGGGGAAGACCGCCGGCAGCGACGAGCGCAAGCGCAAGGCGACCTATCCGGCCCTGTACGGCCTCGAGGCCTCGCGGGCGCGGGCCCGCGCCCTCATCCAGGAGGCGAAGCTGGCACTGCGGCCCCTCGGCCCGCGCAGTGAGCCGCTCCGCGCGCTGGCCGACTTCATCCTCGAGAGGAGATCCTGAGTGTCGGCGATCACCGGCGTCTTCGCCCGCGAGATCCTCGACTCGCGGGGCTCCCCGACCGTCGAGGTGGAGGTGCAGCTCGAGTCCGGCGCCTGGGGACGGGCGGCGGTGCCCTCCGGCGCCTCCACCGGCAAGCGCGAGGCCGTGGAGCTGCGCGACGGCGACAGCCAGCGCTACCGCGGCAAGGGCGTGCAGCAGGCGGTCAAGAACGTCGAGGAGACGATCGCGCCCGAGATCGACGGCATGGAGGCCACCGAGCAGGTGCAGGTCGATCAGGCGCTCCTGGAGCTGGACGGCACGCCCAACAAATCCTCGCTGGGCGCCAACGCGATCCTGGCCGTGTCGCTGGCGGTGGCCCGGGCGGCCTCCGACGACGTCGGCCTGCCGCTCTATGCCTACCTGGGCGGCCCGGGGGCGCGCCTGCTCCCGGTGCCGCTCATGAACGTGATCAACGGCGGCGCCCACGCGGACAATGGGCTCGACATCCAGGAGTTCATGCTGGTGCCCGCCGGCGCCGAGAACTTCTCGACGGCGCTCCGGATGGGCGTGGAGTGCTTCCATGCGCTCCGGGATCTGCTGAAGGAGAAGGGGTTGTCGACCGGCGTGGGCGACGAGGGCGGCTTTGCCCCCGCGCTCACCTCCAACACCGCCGCGCTCGAGCTCTTCATGCAGACCATCGAGCGGGCGGGCTACCGGCCGGGCGAGGACGTCTTCATCGCGCTCGACGTGGCGGCCAGTGAGCTGGCCGAGGCCGGAGGGCGCTACCGCCTGACCCGCGAGAAGGCCGTACGCACCAGCGACGAGATGATCGCCATGTACGAGACGCTCTGCCAGCACTACCCGGTCGTCTCCATCGAGGACGGCCTCGGCGAGGACGACTGGGGCGGCTGGGGCAGCCTCACCCGCCGCCTGGGCTCCCGCATTCAGCTGGTGGGCGACGACCTCTTCGTCACCAGCCCGGCCATCATCCAGCAGGGGATCAAGAACGGCGTCGCCAACGCCGTGCTGATCAAGGTGAACCAGGTCGGCACGCTCACCGAGACGCTGCAGGCGATCGAGCTGGCCAAGCGCGCGGGCTACGGCACCATCATCTCCCACCGCTCGGGCGAGACCGAGGACACCTTCATCGCCGATCTGGCCGTCGCCGTCAACGCGGGTCAAATCAAGACCGGCTCCCTGGCCCGCAGCGAGCGCACCGCAAAGTACAACCAGCTGCTGCGAATCGAGGAGGAGCTGGGCCACGCCGCCTCCTTCCCCGGCCGCAGCCTCTACACGCGCGTGGCCCGGTGAGCCGCCGCCTCCTGGGCACCGGCGTGGCCGTGCTGTTCGGGATCCTCCTGGGCGTGTACGGCATGGGCGGCCTGCTGCGCATCCA
It encodes the following:
- a CDS encoding exodeoxyribonuclease VII small subunit → MSDLKFEDCLARLEQIVNALESGNLPLEESLKVFEEGVALTRRCGKYLDEAERRIEILAKDEAGTLGTKPFTEWEPEGEA
- the xseA gene encoding exodeoxyribonuclease VII large subunit — protein: VVEERFPAVWVEGEISNFRLYGSGHAYFTLKDESAQLRAVLFRNRARRLRFEPGDGQHVLAFGSLEVYAQRGEYQFVVELLEPRGLGALQLAFEQLKARLGAEGLFDPARKRPLPRFPRKIGIVTSPSGAALRDMLRVIGRRFAGLHIVITPARVQGEGAAAEIAQGLADLNALGDVDVILVGRGGGSLEDLWAFNEEVVARAIAASKVPVISAVGHEVDFTIADFVADVRAATPSNAAELVVSEKQAVAAALLDLGERLQRAVARPLRDLERRVDDAGIRLRLAAGAAHRRAAHRVELLTARLRAASPFVRLADGRHRLEGLHARAHGEIARRLVACRHQLAGAVGRLDSLSPLAVLGRGYSLTRTPEGGIVRSARQVRAGDALSVLLHEGSLDCRVERTRERDERPQV
- the eno gene encoding phosphopyruvate hydratase, which gives rise to MSAITGVFAREILDSRGSPTVEVEVQLESGAWGRAAVPSGASTGKREAVELRDGDSQRYRGKGVQQAVKNVEETIAPEIDGMEATEQVQVDQALLELDGTPNKSSLGANAILAVSLAVARAASDDVGLPLYAYLGGPGARLLPVPLMNVINGGAHADNGLDIQEFMLVPAGAENFSTALRMGVECFHALRDLLKEKGLSTGVGDEGGFAPALTSNTAALELFMQTIERAGYRPGEDVFIALDVAASELAEAGGRYRLTREKAVRTSDEMIAMYETLCQHYPVVSIEDGLGEDDWGGWGSLTRRLGSRIQLVGDDLFVTSPAIIQQGIKNGVANAVLIKVNQVGTLTETLQAIELAKRAGYGTIISHRSGETEDTFIADLAVAVNAGQIKTGSLARSERTAKYNQLLRIEEELGHAASFPGRSLYTRVAR
- a CDS encoding farnesyl diphosphate synthase; this encodes MSDFDLPHYLSERRKLVDEALERFLPAEDAAPPTVHRAMRYSVLAGGKRLRPILVIAGAEAVGGSAELVLPTAGALELIHTYSLIHDDLPAMDDDDYRRGRLTNHKVFGEAMAILAGDALLTLAFKLVAGNAAQGAGARVICDVVAEIAAAAGTGGMVGGQVVDIESEGKTITVEALDYIHTHKTAALIRASLRAGAMLAGAKPNALRAITDAGDRLGLAFQIVDDILDVEGSLEELGKTAGSDERKRKATYPALYGLEASRARARALIQEAKLALRPLGPRSEPLRALADFILERRS